A window from Mytilus galloprovincialis chromosome 8, xbMytGall1.hap1.1, whole genome shotgun sequence encodes these proteins:
- the LOC143042277 gene encoding uncharacterized protein LOC143042277, with the protein MSESFDEDIAWIDFRQEVDSLAINGSWTSKAADLLPLAVANWSGRTIKIFTSLSHRPILDITPTLHHETKGDPITLAYISSDNTTISEHYDACTKIRKKNVFIPKISEPELEDGQKQQEGLALPDENIMRGNETNEDKNDSQDTEKEYDSFYQSPKDDSFEEPSNTPHKPKKKGRPKGTPPRKAPNFITPPKKSLFRKRKATPETWKKNIRKKLRLSGKEYISVKGTVVEEKKVKPIDCSKCTFKCSFSIDDEHRQQIFKTFWSLDTNDRKKDFIIANTTQKKTRTYLDDNNEPVQKKKNVHRSYSLNVDGNHVKICKKFFLTTLGISETFASNALQNQQDGVFIGEDKRGKHMPHNKTTKTAMELVRRHIESFPVVDGHYTRKDSNRKYLGADLNIKRMYELYIVQCKDQIPEKDIVSQAVYRKIFNEEYNFSFHVPKKDQCAVFTIYHQRNNERTLTNDIKKAYDKHQERKIKAREEKKKDKESAKSSPELFVGTFDLQAVLQTPCSLVSQLYYMRKLNCYNLSIYNLANNKATCYLWSEVDAQRGSCEIGTCLYLQLLSMSCSTTHAIFYSDACSGQNRNQFIASCLLHVVNTHQTIKVIDHKFLESGHTQMECDSMHSAIEFAKKKTEIFVPQQWATVMRMARRKDPYMIVPLKYGDIYDFKDLSKKNMKFRKEDVNGKKIKWLKIRWLRYTKENPDCILFKYKMDDEFREMKVSLTSTRGRSTEEYQLIKKYTSQQSISAAKKKDLVGLCKKGIIPSEYHEYYKSLPANINVKDTLAETDVEEEKNDSYQD; encoded by the coding sequence ATGTCAGAATCATTTGATGAAGACATTGCCTGGATCGATTTTAGACAAGAGGTGGACTCACTAGCTATCAATGGAAGTTGGACAAGCAAGGCAGCTGATCTTTTGCCACTTGCTGTAGCAAACTGGAGTGGAAGAACTATTAAAATCTTTACAAGCTTATCTCATAGACCAATTTTGGATATAACACCAACATTGCATCACGAAACAAAAGGCGATCCAATCACTTTGGCTTATATTTCATCCGATAATACCACTATTTCTGAACACTATGATGCCTGCACTAAAATTCGTAAAAAGAACGTGTTTATTCCGAAGATTAGCGAGCCAGAGTTAGAAGATGGACAAAAACAGCAAGAAGGCTTGGCACTTCCAGATGAAAATATAATGAGGggaaatgaaacaaatgaagaCAAAAACGATAGTCAGGACACCGAGAAGGAATATGATTCATTTTATCAAAGTCCTAAAGATGATAGCTTTGAAGAGCCTTCTAACACTCCTCACAAACCAAAGAAAAAAGGTAGACCTAAAGGAACACCTCCAAGAAAAGCTCCAAATTTTATTACACCACCAAAAAAGTCTTTATTTAGAAAACGAAAAGCGACCCCTGAAACATGGAAAAAGAATATTAGGAAAAAACTTAGACTTTCAGGAAAGGAGTATATTTCAGTGAAAGGAACTgttgttgaagaaaaaaaagtaaaacctaTAGACTGTtcaaaatgcacttttaaatgTAGTTTTAGCATAGACGACGAGCATAGGcagcaaattttcaaaacattttggtcTCTGGACACCAACGACAGAAAGAAGGATTTTATCATCGCTAACACAACGCAAAAGAAAACCAGAACATATTTAGATGATAACAACGAACCtgttcaaaaaaagaaaaatgttcacAGATCGTACTCACTAAACGTTGATGGAAACCATGTCAAAATATGCAAGAAGTTTTTTTTGACAACTTTAGGGATCAGTGAGACCTTTGCAAGCAATGCATTGCAGAATCAACAAGATGGCGTTTTTATTGGAGAAGATAAACGTGGCAAACATATGCCCCACAACAAAACAACCAAAACAGCAATGGAATTGGTAAGACGGCACATAGAGTCCTTTCCTGTAGTAGACGGACATTACACTCGCAAAGATTCAAATCGGAAATATTTGGGAGCAGACCTGAATATAAAACGAATGTACGAGTTATACATAGTACAATGTAAAGATCAAATTCCTGAGAAAGACATTGTCAGTCAAGCTGTGTATAGGAAAATTTTCAATGAAGAGTATAACTTTTCTTTTCATGTACCAAAAAAGGACCAGTGTGCAGTTTTCACAATCTATCATCAGCGAAACAATGAACGGACTCTTACAAATGATATAAAGAAAGCATACGATAAACATCAAGAAAGAAAAATCAAAGCcagagaagaaaagaaaaaagataaagagTCAGCAAAGAGTTCACCTGAACTTTTTGTGGGCACATTTGATCTGCAAGCAGTATTGCAGACACCATGCAGCTTAGTTAGTCAACTGTATTACATGAGAAAGTTAAACTGCTACAACTTGTCCATTTACAATTTGGCAAATAATAAGGCAACATGTTATCTTTGGTCTGAAGTAGATGCGCAAAGAGGGTCCTGTGAGATTGGTACATGTCTCTATCTGCAACTTTTATCCATGTCATGTTCTACCACCCATGCTATATTTTATTCTGATGCCTGTTCTGGACAAAACCGCAATCAGTTTATTGCATCGTGTTTGTTACATGTAGTTAATACTCACCAAACAATTAAAGTTATCGATCACAAATTCTTGGAAAGCGGTCACACTCAAATGGAGTGTGACAGCATGCACTCAGCAATTGAATTTGCCAAAAAGAAAACCGAAATATTTGTGCCTCAACAGTGGGCAACAGTGATGCGAATGGCCAGAAGAAAAGATCCTTACATGATTGTGCCCCTAAAATACGGAGATATATATGACTTTAAAGAtctttcaaagaaaaatatgaaattcagAAAAGAAGATGTTAACGGCAAAAAGATCAAATGGCTGAAGATAAGATGGCTAAGGTACACCAAAGAAAACCCAGACTGCATTTTATTTAAGTACAAGATGGATGATGAATTCCGCGAAATGAAAGTCTCCCTGACATCTACAAGAGGAAGGTCAACTGAAGAGTACCAGCTTATAAAGAAATACACGTCACAACAGTCTATTTCAGCTGCAAAGAAAAAAGATTTAGTTGGGCTTTGCAAAAAAGGAATCATTCCTTCTGAATACCATGAGTATTACAAATCATTACCAGCTAACATAAATGTGAAAGACACTCTTGCTGAAACGGAcgttgaagaagaaaaaaatgactcTTACCaggattag